The Delphinus delphis chromosome 2, mDelDel1.2, whole genome shotgun sequence genome contains a region encoding:
- the ANKRD63 gene encoding ankyrin repeat domain-containing protein 63: MLKPKDLCPRAGTRTFLEAMQAGKVHLARFVLDALDRSIIDCRAEQGRTPLMVAVSLPDPALRARFVRLLLEQGAAVNLRDERGRTALSLACERGHLDAVQLLVQFSGDPEAADSAGNSPVMWAAACGHGAVLEFLVRSFRRLGLRLDRTNRAGHTALQLAAARGHGTCVQALTGPWGRAAAAAAAAAARGSNSDSPPGRPAPAPSPERRRPSPRRLPRPLLARFARAAGGHGHGGEAGSGGKGFGRHRVQGSERPELGRSMSLALGAVTEEEAARLRAGALMAQPHSPQSSGVGRWRSQEVLEGAPPTLVQAPVGLSPHPEGGPGSGRSGLRRRSTAPDIPSLVGEAPGPESGSELEPNALPHSVPGPQPWQAGTEAVVLHAQQ; encoded by the coding sequence ATGCTCAAGCCCAAGGACCTGTGCCCCCGAGCGGGTACGCGTACCTTCCTGGAGGCCATGCAGGCGGGCAAAGTGCACCTGGCCCGCTTTGTGCTGGATGCGCTGGACCGCAGCATCATCGACTGCCGCGCGGAGCAGGGCCGCACGCCGCTCATGGTGGCCGTGAGCTTGCCAGACCCCGCGCTGCGCGCGCGCTTTGTGCGACTACTGCTGGAGCAGGGTGCAGCAGTGAACCTGCGGGACGAGCGCGGCCGCACGGCGCTCAGCCTGGCGTGCGAGCGCGGCCACCTGGACGCCGTGCAACTGCTGGTGCAGTTCAGCGGCGACCCCGAGGCGGCCGACTCGGCGGGCAATAGCCCGGTGATGTGGGCGGCAGCGTGCGGCCACGGGGCGGTGCTCGAGTTCCTGGTGCGCTCTTTCCGCCGCCTCGGCCTGCGCCTCGACCGCACCAACCGGGCGGGCCACACGGCGTTGCAACTGGCCGCCGCCCGCGGCCACGGGACCTGTGTGCAGGCCCTCACCGGGCCCTGGGGCcgcgcagccgccgccgccgccgccgccgcggctcGGGGCTCCAACTCCGACAGCCCCCCTGGCCGTCCGGCTCCCGCGCCCAGCCCGGAGCGCCGAAGACCCAGTCCCCGCCGCCTACCGCGGCCGCTTCTGGCGCGCTTTGCTCGAGCGGCCGGCGGCCATGGTCACGGCGGCGAGGCTGGCTCAGGGGGTAAGGGCTTCGGTCGGCACCGGGTGCAGGGCAGCGAGCGGCCGGAGCTGGGCCGGAGCATGAGCCTGGCGTTGGGTGCCGTGACCGAGGAGGAGGCGGCTCGACTGCGGGCGGGAGCCCTGATGGCACAACCACACTCGCCTCAGTCTTCAGGCGTTGGGCGGTGGCGTTCGCAGGAGGTGCTGGAGGGAGCGCCCCCAACCTTAGTGCAAGCCCCTGTCGGCCTTAGCCCTCACCCCGAGGGCGGCCCCGGCTCTGGCCGCTCGGGTTTGCGCCGACGCTCTACAGCTCCAGACATCCCCAGCCTGGTCGGGGAAGCACCTGGGCCCGAGAGCGGCTCAGAATTAGAGCCCAACGCTCTGCCCCATTCGGTGCCTGGGCCTCAGCCTTGGCAGGCGGGCACGGAGGCCGTGGTGCTGCACGCTCAGCAGTAA